One segment of Thamnophis elegans isolate rThaEle1 chromosome 16, rThaEle1.pri, whole genome shotgun sequence DNA contains the following:
- the TMEM203 gene encoding transmembrane protein 203: MLFSLRELVQWLGFAPFELLLQAAALLATSGLLALKADGAAAGLSWWSVFAPLFAADGLSTYFTAIVSVRLFQDGEKRLAVLRLFWILTLLSLKFVFEMLLCQKLGEQSHEPLWYGLIMSPVFILLQLLMIRACRVN; the protein is encoded by the coding sequence ATGCTGTTCTCGCTGCGGGAGCTGGTGCAGTGGCTGGGCTTCGCGCCGTTCGAGCTGCTGCTGCAGGCGGCGGCGCTGCTGGCGACGTCGGGTCTGCTGGCGCTGAAGGCGGACGGCGCGGCGGCCGGGCTGAGCTGGTGGAGCGTCTTCGCGCCGCTCTTCGCCGCCGACGGGCTGAGCACCTACTTCACGGCCATCGTGTCGGTGCGCCTCTTCCAGGACGGCGAGAAGCGGCTGGCGGTGCTGCGCCTCTTCTGGATCCTGACGCTGCTCAGCCTCAAGTTCGTCTTCGAGATGCTGCTGTGCCAGAAGCTGGGCGAGCAGAGTCACGAGCCGCTCTGGTACGGGCTCATCATGTCGCCCGTCTTCATCCTGCTTCAGCTCCTCATGATCCGCGCCTGCCGAGTCAattag